The Corynebacterium comes genome window below encodes:
- a CDS encoding cytochrome P450 gives MTSLQAPPTGKCPVAHNFDAMADAYYIDPAQYLEAFRETTPTFFYPHMNAWIITRHEDAVRVLSDWKSFSSTANSASMDVPEAHQDTISSELMSRVLLGSDPDGHTVARGVAQLGFLEEDMQALQPEIEARAHRIIDSFENNGQGNLLEDYCIELTTQTLLAHMGLGYEYADFVKQLRDDFFHVLSSAHEPVSEPEHSIVWARYVESNLQLRELIETRRESDERDLISMMASQKDEHGEYVLGADQIAIHLTEFAAAGTDTTAQAMANAVLFLQAHPEAREDAILEPELWTRVFEETIRRRNSSTFTSRLSNVDVEIGGAEIKAGDRILIALTSANTDPDYVERPLEFDIHRPDPRDHLGFSTGRHKCLGNPLARVQGPTGLEVLYERLPSVTVDDPEAVDFVRFALMPARRSLNVHWDLADVERSQQQTVRTLNLTVAERREEAGGVISLTLAHPDGGDLPKWKPGAHIDLHLTGADGEELVRQYSLSGDPEDRSMYRVGILRELESRGGSVAAHRLRAGDAVTVSWPRNNFRFVESGKYLFLAGGIGITPILAMVREAERAGRDWQLVYGGRTRSSMAFTGELAAYGEKVQLVPQDELGHLDLPGILGDAAEDTLIYCCGPEGLLQAVENGSAHWPKNSLRLERFAPKVITRDYADEAFEVEFTESGVTVAVGAGESILDAAAEAGLPVISSCRTGTCGTCETPVLGGKVDHRDSILTPDEQEASETMMICVSRASRGCGKLVLQR, from the coding sequence ATGACTTCCCTCCAGGCCCCGCCGACCGGCAAGTGCCCCGTCGCCCACAACTTCGACGCCATGGCCGACGCCTACTACATTGATCCCGCCCAGTACCTCGAGGCTTTCCGCGAGACCACCCCGACGTTCTTCTACCCGCACATGAACGCGTGGATCATCACCCGGCACGAGGACGCCGTCCGGGTCCTCTCCGACTGGAAGAGCTTCTCGTCCACCGCGAACTCCGCCAGCATGGACGTGCCCGAGGCGCACCAGGACACGATCTCCTCCGAGCTCATGTCCCGCGTGCTGCTCGGATCAGACCCGGACGGGCACACCGTCGCCCGCGGCGTCGCCCAGCTGGGCTTCCTCGAGGAGGACATGCAGGCCCTGCAACCGGAGATCGAGGCGCGTGCCCACCGCATCATCGACTCCTTCGAGAACAACGGCCAGGGCAACCTGCTCGAGGACTACTGCATCGAGCTGACTACCCAGACCCTGCTCGCACACATGGGCCTGGGCTACGAGTACGCCGACTTCGTCAAGCAGCTGCGCGACGACTTCTTCCACGTCCTCTCCTCGGCCCACGAGCCGGTCTCCGAGCCGGAGCATTCCATCGTGTGGGCACGCTACGTGGAATCCAATCTTCAGCTGCGCGAGCTCATCGAGACCCGTCGGGAGTCCGACGAACGCGACCTGATTTCCATGATGGCCTCGCAGAAGGATGAGCACGGCGAGTACGTCCTCGGCGCGGACCAGATCGCCATCCACCTGACGGAGTTCGCCGCCGCCGGCACGGACACCACCGCCCAGGCGATGGCCAACGCCGTCCTCTTCCTGCAGGCGCACCCGGAGGCCAGGGAGGACGCGATCCTCGAGCCCGAGCTGTGGACCCGCGTCTTCGAGGAGACCATCCGCCGCCGCAACTCCTCGACGTTCACGTCCCGGTTGTCGAACGTGGACGTGGAGATCGGGGGCGCCGAGATCAAGGCAGGGGACCGCATCCTCATCGCCCTGACGTCCGCCAACACCGATCCCGACTACGTCGAACGCCCGCTGGAGTTCGACATCCACCGCCCTGATCCCCGCGACCACCTGGGATTTTCCACCGGACGCCATAAGTGTCTCGGCAATCCCCTCGCCCGCGTGCAGGGGCCGACCGGGTTGGAGGTGCTCTACGAGCGTCTCCCCTCGGTCACCGTGGATGACCCGGAGGCCGTCGACTTCGTGCGCTTCGCCCTCATGCCGGCGCGCCGCTCCCTCAACGTCCACTGGGACCTCGCGGACGTAGAACGTTCCCAGCAGCAGACCGTGCGCACCCTGAATCTCACGGTGGCGGAGCGCCGGGAGGAAGCCGGCGGCGTCATCTCCCTGACCCTGGCGCACCCTGATGGCGGAGACCTGCCGAAATGGAAGCCCGGTGCCCACATCGACCTGCACCTCACGGGCGCGGACGGGGAGGAACTGGTCCGCCAGTACTCCCTCTCGGGTGATCCGGAGGACCGCTCGATGTACCGGGTGGGCATTCTGCGTGAGCTGGAGAGCCGGGGCGGCTCAGTGGCGGCGCACCGGCTCCGTGCGGGGGATGCGGTGACCGTGTCCTGGCCGCGCAACAACTTCCGCTTCGTCGAATCCGGGAAGTACCTCTTCCTCGCGGGCGGCATCGGGATCACCCCGATCCTGGCCATGGTCCGGGAGGCCGAGCGTGCCGGGCGCGACTGGCAGCTCGTGTACGGCGGCCGGACGCGTTCCTCGATGGCCTTCACCGGGGAACTGGCTGCCTACGGCGAGAAGGTGCAGCTGGTTCCGCAGGATGAACTCGGCCACCTCGACCTGCCGGGCATCCTCGGCGACGCTGCCGAGGACACCCTCATCTACTGCTGCGGCCCGGAAGGGCTGCTCCAGGCCGTGGAGAACGGCTCCGCGCACTGGCCGAAGAACAGCCTGCGTCTCGAGCGTTTCGCCCCGAAGGTGATCACCCGCGACTACGCCGACGAAGCCTTCGAGGTCGAGTTCACCGAGTCGGGAGTGACCGTGGCCGTGGGCGCCGGGGAGAGCATTCTCGACGCCGCCGCCGAGGCCGGACTGCCCGTGATCTC